One genomic window of Eptesicus fuscus isolate TK198812 chromosome 6, DD_ASM_mEF_20220401, whole genome shotgun sequence includes the following:
- the P2RY11 gene encoding P2Y purinoceptor 11 isoform X1, giving the protein MADTMSGAPPCPANIAAAADRILSGFQEGFLWPMLVTEFLVAVAGNSLALYRFGTREQRPWHPAVIFSAQLAVSDLLYALTLPPLAAYFYPPKHWRYGEAMCRLERFLFICNTLGSIIFITCISLNRYLGVVHPFFTRSHLRPKHAWAISAAGWVLAVLLAAPTLSFSHLTTPQQEGNCTVARPEACIKCLGTASDSHLKAYRAYSLVLMALGCGLPLLLTLAAYGALSRAVLRSHGMTAAEKMHVAVLVASGVVLYAGSYLPYFVTLVINVSARQRWRARCPSFVDETQAVKALDLGSYVGHQVTRGLVPLAICIHPLLYMAVAPSVGCCHQCCLGCRKGRASENAERSSQPLALTVTAAKTLGPQSPELSP; this is encoded by the coding sequence gtgccccaccctgcccagccaACATCGCTGCAGCTGCTGACCGGATCCTCAGTGGCTTCCAGGAAGGCTTCCTGTGGCCCATGCTGGTGACCGAGTTCCTGGTGGCCGTGGCTGGTAACAGCCTGGCCCTTTACCGCTTCGGCACGCGGGAGCAGCGCCCATGGCACCCAGCTGTGATCTTCTCGGCCCAGCTGGCTGTCAGCGACCTGCTCTATGCCCTGACACTGCCCCCGCTGGCTGCCTACTTCTACCCACCCAAACACTGGCGCTACGGGGAGGCCATGTGCCGCCTGGAGCGTTTCCTCTTCATTTGCAACACGCTGGGTAGCATCATCTTTATCACCTGCATCAGCCTCAACCGCTACCTGGGTGTCGTCCACCCCTTCTTCACCCGCAGTCACCTGCGGCCCAAGCATGCCTGGGCCATTAGTGCTGCAGGCTGGGTGCTGGCGGTCCTGCTGGCTGCACCCACACTCAGCTTCTCCCACCTGACGACACCACAGCAAGAAGGCAACTGCACCGTGGCCAGGCCTGAGGCCTGCATCAAGTGCCTGGGGACTGCGAGTGACAGCCACCTCAAGGCCTACAGGGCCTATAGCCTGGTGCTGATGGCACTGGGCTGCGGCCTGCCGCTGCTGCTCACCCTGGCAGCCTATGGCGCCCTCAGCCGGGCCGTGCTACGCAGCCACGGCATGACAGCAGCCGAGAAAATGCACGTGGCAGTATTGGTGGCCAGTGGTGTGGTGCTCTATGCGGGTTCCTATCTGCCCTACTTTGTCACACTGGTGATCAACGTGTCGGCCCGGCAGCGCTGGAGAGCCCGCTGCCCATCCTTTGTGGACGAGACTCAGGCTGTGAAGGCACTGGACCTGGGGTCCTATGTGGGCCACCAGGTGACGCGGGGCCTCGTGCCCCTGGCCATCTGCATCCACCCGCTGCTCTACATGGCTGTAGCACCCAGCGTAGGCTGCTGCCACCAATGCTGCCTCGGCTGCAGGAAGGGCCGGGCCTCAGAGAATGCTGAGCGCTCCAGCCAACCCCTGGCCCTCACTGTCACAGCCGCCAAAACCTTGGGGCCCCAGTCCCCTGAGCTGAGCCCATGA